Proteins found in one Vicinamibacterales bacterium genomic segment:
- a CDS encoding endonuclease NucS domain-containing protein → MPLFELSSTAIRGLERVDFGAVGLLERSDLQRLLRDHIDVIAPDTLVISEEFSSWDRSDRRIDLLGVDRQARLVVVELKRTTDDSRADLQALRYAAMVSKMTFDDAVETLQRYYGQRQREDDAKTRLLEFLGWSDPAEGRFGEDVRIVLAA, encoded by the coding sequence ATGCCGCTATTCGAACTCTCTTCAACGGCGATTCGCGGCCTGGAGCGCGTCGACTTCGGCGCCGTCGGTCTCCTGGAGCGGAGCGACCTTCAGCGCCTTCTTCGAGACCACATTGACGTGATCGCCCCGGATACGTTGGTCATCTCGGAAGAGTTCTCAAGTTGGGATCGAAGTGACCGTCGGATCGACCTGCTCGGCGTGGACCGCCAGGCGCGATTGGTTGTCGTCGAGCTGAAGCGAACGACGGACGACAGCCGTGCCGATCTACAAGCTCTCCGATATGCCGCGATGGTCTCGAAGATGACCTTCGACGACGCAGTGGAAACATTGCAAAGGTATTACGGTCAGCGGCAGAGGGAGGACGACGCAAAGACTCGGTTGCTGGAATTCCTGGGGTGGAGTGACCCCGCGGAGGGCCGGTTCGGAGAGGACGTACGCATCGTTCTGGCTGCG